In one Plasmodium vivax chromosome 4, whole genome shotgun sequence genomic region, the following are encoded:
- a CDS encoding hypothetical protein, conserved (encoded by transcript PVX_003500A) → MAHTHMHAIPFTCQALSDQDLPASKFDKEFRQSVNFDDLENAALAENKTFNLDEWKRKFLKELTSSFEQISEKWPYKTHEKRCRDFNYHADYTMNLISLLKVKGPHGKMVHIHKDNINSIKEQINRLFKKYDKFECAREEKRYTLQSPLRNDLDNFCENRDHLAECVTSKKQNCKRLVNFVNSKYYDLFSYDTCIVDSDTTDGKLLHISNNCSLYDIPKTFSYPACDNFEIPERIQSIPYCPMENLSLFSQLAAFVSDYISYIPNLAQIRRSVVYICLIILGISIPFLILYRVKKK, encoded by the coding sequence ATGGCACATACGCACATGCACGCAATCCCATTTACATGTCAGGCGTTAAGCGACCAGGATCTACCTGCCTCAAAATTTGACAAAGAATTTAGACAGTCCGTAAATTTCGATGACCTGGAAAATGCCGCATtagcagaaaataaaacgtttAATTTGGATGAATGGAAGAGGAAATTTCTAAAGGAACTCACTTCTTCCTTCGAACAAATATCAGAAAAATGGCCATATAAAACTCATGAAAAGCGCTGTAGAGACTTCAACTATCACGCGGATTACACAATGAATTTGATTTCTTTACTAAAGGTTAAGGGCCCACATGGGAAGATGGTTCATATTCACAAAGATAATATTAATTCtataaaagaacaaatcAATCGGTTgttcaaaaaatatgacaaatTTGAATGCGCTAGGGAAGAAAAGAGATACACACTGCAATCACCCCTGAGGAATGACTTAGACAACTTCTGCGAAAATAGGGACCATCTTGCCGAATGTGTAACTAGCAAAAAACAGAACTGTAAAAGATTAgtaaattttgtaaacaGCAAATATTACGATCTCTTTAGCTATGACACTTGCATTGTTGATTCGGACACAACGGATGGAAAACTTCTGCACATTTCGAATAACTGCTCATTGTACGACATTCCTAAAACGTTTTCTTATCCTGCCTGTGATAACTTCGAAATACCAGAGAGAATACAATCCATTCCATACTGCCCAATGGAAAATTTATCGCTCTTTAGTCAACTTGCAGCATTTGTAAGCGACTATATAAGTTATATACCCAATTTAGCGCAAATACGAAGGAGCGTCGTATATATCTGTTTAATCATTTTGGGAATCTCCATCCCATTCTTAATTCTATatagggtaaaaaaaaaataa
- a CDS encoding variable surface protein Vir24-related (encoded by transcript PVX_003505A), with the protein MGYNMPNESKYVEYLNYWLKNVITLENDENFAKFFYESLIKIFDAFQLKKELLHKVDDIDDKVFNNMKTLYNLYDNYNKIENERIQSNDVKSKCEEYVNNCKTSYLEGIDKYQKSNDHDFYLALKEFDALYRNENISKNLSFYEYYNTLNNSNNLNGYTDEYCSKVERLKDKYPWICKLCRLFSKNLIDISKLEDEQKRKEKCFYFQYWIYDQIRKKLSGKNNYEPDVVLTLLDVALNINFNLRNNHCTMIYDSSISMEGWKEMKELHDYFEGYDNIKSYRPSDGDGEKLLCEYLTHINELYEKHIKESCVCIRKPNFFCLEKFPHYFKCDKKYYPNALLSSFKCNMEETSQSVESLFKSFTPLGSRFQRKSLKKKQFLYAVQERDRHHSLAEDSERAYGNPSRRRLQLAYQAE; encoded by the exons atgGGTTATAATATGCCTAATGAAAGTAAGTATGTTGAATATTTGAACTACTGgttgaaaaatgtaataacaCTTGAAAATGATGAGAACTTTGCAaagtttttttatgaatccttgattaaaatttttgatgcGTTTCaactaaaaaaagaattattacataaagTAGATGACATCGATGACAAggtttttaataatatgaaaacattatataatttgtatgataattataataaaatagagaATGAAAGAATACAGTCTAATGATGTAAAAAGTAAATGCGAGGAGTATGttaataattgtaaaacaAGCTACCTAGAAGGTATCGATAAATATCAGAAAAGTAATGATcatgatttttatttggcGTTGAAAGAATTTGATGCACTGTATAGAAAT gaaaatatttCGAAAAACCTCTCATTTTACGAATATTACAACACGTTAAACAACAGTAATAACCTGAATGGCTACACTGATGAGTACTGCAGTAAGGTTGAAAGACTTAAAGATAAATATCCATGGATTTGCAAACTCTGTAGactattttccaaaaatttaatagaTATATCTAAACTAGAAGATGAACAAAAGCGTAAGGAAAagtgtttttatttccaatACTGGATATACGATCAAATTAGGAAGAAATTAAGTGGCAAAAATAACTATGAACCTGATGTTGTCCTTACCCTTCTTGACGTTGCTCTCAACATTAACTTTAATTTACGTAATAATCATTGTACCATGATTTATGATTCCAGTATTAGCATGGAAGGGTGGAAGGAAATGAAGGAGTTGCATGATTACTTTGAAGGATATGATAATATCAAAAGTTATAGGCCTTCAGATGGGGATGGTGAAAAGTTACTATGTGAATACCTTACGCATATAAATGAGCTCTATGAAAAGCACATAAAAGAatcatgtgtgtgtattaGGAAgccgaattttttttgcttggaAAAATTCCCccattattttaaatgcgATAAAAAGTATTATCCTAATGCTCTCCTATCCAgttttaaatgtaatatgGAAGAAACTAGCCAAAGTGTAGAGTCCTTATTTAAATCT TTCACGCCCTTGGGATCAAGGTTTCAAAGGAAATCtctaaagaaaaaacaatttttgtATGCTGTTCAAGAGAGGGATAGACACCATTCATTAGCGGAAGATTCAGAAAGAGCTTATGGGAACCCGTCTAGAAGAAGACTCCAGTTGGCTTATCAGGCTGAGTGA